From Aquabacter sp. L1I39, the proteins below share one genomic window:
- a CDS encoding NAD(P)/FAD-dependent oxidoreductase, with product MKHAQTPRIAVVGAGPAGIRAAQTLAAAGLVPVVIDEGARAGGQIYRRPPETFVRPPESLYGSEAAKAVALHATFDAMVRDGQVVHLPRSSVLAIGDGRLQVLGEDGCHWVAYDRLILATGATDRVAPVPGWESAGVYTLGAMQIALKAQAAALGRRIVLAGSGPLLTLLATQLVKMGAGVAAVLDTASLAQQAAGLPGLMARPVFAARGVAMRARLGRLYRAGGTVERIETDATGPVAVHWRDGRGRAQRTACDAVGLGWHLRAETQLADLAGCPFTYDAAWQQWLPRTDHMGRAGNGVYLAGDGLRLLGADGAEVSGRLAAAACLADLGRPSPDTTADLRRRATLARFAAGIARAFPWPADMVRRLPGETVVCRCESITAAQLREVVSYGGAEANRAKSLGRVGMGRCQGRYCQLAGAEIVAAAGGLEAAAAAGRLRSQAPVRPAPIGAFLGEEAIAK from the coding sequence GTGAAACACGCCCAAACGCCCAGGATCGCCGTGGTCGGCGCCGGCCCGGCCGGCATCCGCGCCGCGCAGACGCTGGCGGCCGCCGGCCTCGTCCCGGTGGTGATCGACGAGGGCGCGCGGGCCGGTGGACAGATCTATCGCCGCCCGCCCGAGACCTTCGTCCGCCCGCCGGAAAGCCTTTATGGCTCGGAAGCCGCAAAGGCCGTCGCGCTTCACGCCACCTTCGATGCCATGGTGCGCGACGGGCAGGTGGTCCATCTGCCGCGCAGTTCGGTGCTCGCCATCGGCGACGGGCGGTTGCAGGTGCTCGGAGAGGACGGCTGCCATTGGGTGGCCTATGACCGGCTCATCCTCGCCACCGGCGCCACCGACCGGGTCGCCCCGGTGCCGGGTTGGGAAAGCGCGGGCGTCTACACGCTGGGCGCCATGCAGATCGCCCTGAAGGCACAGGCGGCGGCGCTGGGACGGCGGATCGTGCTCGCCGGCTCCGGGCCGCTGCTCACCTTGCTGGCCACCCAATTGGTGAAGATGGGTGCCGGCGTCGCCGCTGTGCTCGACACCGCTTCGCTCGCCCAGCAGGCGGCCGGACTGCCTGGCTTGATGGCCCGTCCCGTCTTCGCCGCGCGGGGTGTCGCCATGCGGGCGCGCCTCGGACGGCTTTACCGGGCAGGGGGCACTGTGGAGCGGATCGAAACCGATGCAACCGGCCCGGTCGCCGTGCATTGGCGTGACGGGCGCGGTCGCGCGCAGCGGACCGCCTGCGATGCGGTGGGCCTCGGCTGGCACTTGCGGGCCGAGACGCAGCTCGCGGACCTGGCGGGCTGCCCCTTCACCTATGACGCGGCCTGGCAGCAATGGCTGCCGCGCACGGACCACATGGGACGCGCCGGAAACGGCGTGTATCTCGCCGGCGACGGGCTGCGTCTGCTGGGGGCCGATGGGGCGGAGGTGTCCGGCCGGCTGGCGGCGGCGGCGTGCCTCGCGGACCTCGGCCGTCCCAGCCCCGACACCACGGCGGACCTGCGCCGGCGTGCCACCCTCGCCCGCTTCGCCGCCGGCATCGCACGGGCCTTTCCCTGGCCGGCCGATATGGTGCGCCGCCTGCCCGGCGAGACGGTGGTCTGCCGCTGTGAATCCATCACGGCGGCCCAGTTGCGCGAGGTCGTCAGCTATGGCGGGGCGGAGGCAAACCGGGCCAAGTCCCTTGGCCGGGTGGGCATGGGGCGCTGCCAGGGGCGCTATTGCCAGCTTGCCGGCGCTGAGATCGTGGCCGCGGCGGGCGGCCTGGAGGCGGCGGCCGCGGCGGGCCGCCTGCGCAGCCAGGCCCCGGTGCGGCCGGCGCCCATCGGCGCCTTTCTGGGCGAGGAGGCCATTGCCAAATGA
- a CDS encoding (2Fe-2S)-binding protein — protein sequence MSAAAASGRLVRLAGTERAPVRFTLDGIARTGLSGDTVLSAILAVAPALRRAEFGPEGRAGFCLMGACQDCWVWQAEGPRLRACSTPLSEGMNLLTEAPGDWL from the coding sequence ATGAGCGCCGCTGCCGCCTCCGGCCGGCTGGTCCGGCTCGCCGGGACCGAGCGCGCGCCCGTGCGTTTCACGCTGGACGGGATCGCCCGGACGGGGCTGTCCGGCGACACGGTGCTGAGCGCCATTCTCGCCGTTGCCCCGGCGTTGCGCCGCGCGGAATTCGGACCGGAAGGGCGGGCGGGCTTCTGCCTCATGGGCGCCTGCCAGGACTGCTGGGTGTGGCAGGCGGAGGGGCCGCGGCTGAGGGCCTGCTCCACGCCCCTGTCCGAAGGGATGAACCTCCTCACCGAGGCTCCGGGAGACTGGCTGTGA
- a CDS encoding ABC transporter substrate-binding protein, translated as MDPHYSSLGTQAEAVNHIFDTLVAADENLQIKPGLAVSWKPIADDVWEFKLRQGVKFHDGSDFDAQDVKFSLERVPVVTGPSSMTIFVRRVKDVQIIDPYTVHIRTDGPAPVLPYDFVRLYIVSSRAAKDYSTRETAAQGFNSGKAAIGTGPFKFVSWEPKGDLVLERFDGYWGGPAAWKKVVRKEIQNDSSRLAALKAGQVDLINDVSSIDYLKLGKDSAVKTFVGESAYVMNLQLDQRPDVMPGIRAKDGSRLAKNPLTDIRVREAIDAAIDRRTMVDIVLEGLGKPAKEVLPPGFFGYSKAVPDPVYDPAKARKLLAEAGYPNGFQIDLYCTSDRLPGDAAICQGLGQMLSAVGIKTNVNAVSKTVYFPAQARGEYSVAMNGWGTLTGEASNMLGSLYHTKDDAKGLGAYNRISYSDPKLDALIEQGIMEMDEGKRRAIFEEAVTKATASKVLIPIVQLESVWAAKAGLLNFKPRTDQNTLAQSITPAR; from the coding sequence ATGGACCCCCATTATTCATCGCTCGGCACCCAGGCCGAGGCGGTGAACCACATCTTCGACACGCTGGTGGCGGCCGATGAAAACCTCCAGATCAAGCCGGGCCTTGCCGTCTCTTGGAAGCCCATCGCCGACGATGTGTGGGAGTTCAAGCTGCGGCAGGGCGTGAAATTCCACGACGGGTCGGATTTCGACGCGCAGGACGTGAAATTCTCCCTGGAGCGGGTTCCGGTGGTGACCGGGCCGAGTTCCATGACCATCTTCGTGCGCCGCGTGAAGGATGTGCAGATCATCGATCCCTACACCGTTCACATCCGCACCGATGGCCCGGCCCCCGTGCTGCCCTATGACTTCGTGCGGCTCTATATCGTCAGCTCGCGGGCGGCCAAGGATTATTCGACCCGGGAAACGGCAGCGCAGGGCTTCAACAGCGGCAAGGCGGCCATCGGCACCGGGCCCTTCAAGTTCGTCAGCTGGGAGCCCAAGGGCGACCTGGTGCTCGAACGGTTCGATGGCTATTGGGGCGGCCCCGCCGCCTGGAAGAAGGTGGTGCGCAAGGAAATCCAGAACGATTCCTCGCGGCTCGCCGCCCTCAAGGCCGGCCAGGTGGACCTGATCAACGACGTGTCGTCCATCGACTATCTCAAGCTCGGCAAGGACAGCGCGGTCAAGACGTTCGTCGGCGAGAGCGCCTACGTCATGAACCTCCAGCTCGACCAGCGGCCGGACGTGATGCCCGGCATCCGCGCCAAGGACGGCTCGCGCCTGGCCAAGAACCCGCTGACCGACATCCGGGTGCGCGAAGCCATCGATGCCGCCATCGATCGCAGGACCATGGTGGATATCGTGCTCGAAGGCCTCGGCAAGCCCGCCAAGGAAGTGCTGCCACCCGGCTTCTTCGGCTACAGCAAGGCGGTCCCCGATCCCGTCTATGATCCGGCCAAAGCCCGCAAGCTGCTCGCCGAAGCCGGCTATCCCAACGGCTTTCAGATCGATCTCTACTGCACCTCGGACCGCCTGCCCGGCGACGCCGCCATCTGCCAGGGCCTGGGCCAGATGCTCAGCGCGGTGGGCATCAAGACCAATGTGAACGCCGTGTCCAAGACCGTCTACTTCCCCGCCCAGGCCCGCGGAGAATACAGCGTCGCGATGAATGGCTGGGGCACGCTGACGGGCGAGGCCTCCAACATGCTCGGCTCGCTCTACCACACCAAGGACGATGCCAAGGGGCTCGGCGCCTATAACCGCATCAGCTATTCCGATCCCAAGCTCGATGCGCTGATCGAGCAGGGCATCATGGAGATGGACGAGGGCAAGCGCCGGGCGATCTTCGAGGAAGCGGTGACCAAGGCGACCGCCTCCAAGGTGCTGATCCCCATCGTTCAGCTCGAGTCGGTGTGGGCGGCCAAGGCCGGTCTCCTGAACTTCAAGCCCCGCACCGACCAGAACACCCTGGCGCAGTCCATCACGCCCGCGCGCTGA
- a CDS encoding ABC transporter permease encodes MLGFVIQRLMQALAVMAVMSVIVFIGIHAVGNPVDIVLPPEASQAIRAETIQRLGLGRPLWEQYGIFVWNLLHGDFGRSFVYNIPVLDLIGSRLPATTELVVIAITFATVVGVSLGVYAGVKPASFGARAVMGVSILGFSVPSFWVGLILILIFAVWLGWLPPGGRGETVTVFGVPWSFLTLDGLDHLVLPALNLALFKMAMMIRLARAGTRETMLSDTVKFARAAGISEATILRRHVLKLISIPIITVFGLELGSTLAFAVVTETIFSWPGVGKLIIDSIAVLDRPVIVAYLVLTALLFVTINLTVDLVFAAIDPRIRTGRQLA; translated from the coding sequence ATGCTCGGCTTCGTCATCCAACGTCTGATGCAGGCGCTCGCCGTAATGGCCGTCATGTCGGTGATCGTCTTCATCGGCATCCATGCCGTGGGCAATCCCGTGGACATCGTCCTTCCGCCCGAGGCCTCCCAGGCCATCCGGGCGGAGACGATCCAGCGCCTCGGCCTCGGCCGGCCGCTGTGGGAGCAGTACGGCATCTTCGTCTGGAACCTGCTGCACGGCGATTTCGGGCGATCCTTCGTCTACAACATCCCGGTCCTCGACCTGATCGGCAGCCGCCTGCCCGCCACCACGGAACTGGTGGTGATCGCCATCACCTTCGCCACCGTGGTCGGGGTGTCGCTGGGGGTCTATGCCGGCGTCAAGCCCGCCAGCTTCGGGGCGCGGGCGGTGATGGGCGTGTCCATTCTGGGCTTTTCCGTCCCCTCCTTCTGGGTGGGGCTGATCCTCATCCTGATCTTCGCGGTCTGGCTCGGCTGGCTGCCGCCCGGGGGGCGAGGTGAGACGGTCACCGTGTTCGGCGTGCCGTGGAGCTTCCTGACCCTGGACGGGCTGGATCACCTCGTCCTGCCGGCGCTCAACCTCGCCTTGTTCAAGATGGCCATGATGATCCGCCTCGCTCGCGCCGGTACCCGGGAGACCATGCTGTCGGACACGGTCAAGTTCGCGCGCGCCGCCGGCATCTCGGAGGCGACCATCCTGCGCCGACACGTGCTGAAGCTGATCTCCATCCCCATCATCACCGTGTTCGGGCTGGAGCTTGGCTCAACCCTCGCCTTCGCGGTGGTGACCGAGACGATCTTCTCCTGGCCGGGGGTGGGCAAGCTGATCATCGATTCCATCGCCGTGCTCGATCGGCCGGTGATCGTCGCCTATCTCGTGCTCACCGCGCTCCTGTTCGTGACCATCAATCTGACCGTGGATCTCGTCTTTGCGGCGATCGATCCCAGAATCCGCACCGGGAGGCAGCTCGCGTGA
- a CDS encoding hydantoinase B/oxoprolinase family protein produces MFDRMNLRVLANHARAAAENMAHTLQRTAHSAFVKETEDFTVMLMNRKGETFGVPMDLGATWYPGLTYGRAIDMIEDYRPGDVGFTNDPYACYVATHAPDTHLWKPVFYEGEIIAWTGGHIHNTDMGGAVPASLSRALTEIHQEGIRFSPMKLVREGVFDAQILNIMTTNVRKPDLNIGDIKALVGALNTGERKVIAMAEKFGKQAFLAGVEALLDHGEAQAREMLRAMPDGTWEFADYADEDSVEANPCRLKLTLTIRGDEAVLDFTGSDPQLASSLNVPSGGDPRHTILLVGIYYVLYTLNPKILLNTGLTRPFTCITPQGTVLNPVFPAAVGMRSLTCARLRSVIFGAFSQVVPDRLPAAPAGNNCIVNVMTTDERTHRTVIAAVNPVVGGGGGMPHRDGTNGSGADAAYLKNTPIEITETETPVEFIKYGLARDSGGAGRWRGGLATEMAFRVFAPDSRITARNRDRSFFRPWGVLGGRAAGLSDMVVNPKTPGERRLGNIDTAVLQPGDVLEIRSAGGGGRGNPLEREPWRVAQDVARGYVSLEAAERDYGVILRDGQVDEAATRALRAARPAPTGHFHFGPERDGYEARWTPEAYDLLTHILAGLPIHWRFFAKTEIFRRMEGRAGRRGVEEALALVRARFPEMPGTGLEAREAAE; encoded by the coding sequence ATGTTCGATCGAATGAACCTGCGGGTGCTGGCCAACCATGCCCGCGCCGCCGCGGAGAACATGGCCCACACGCTCCAGCGCACCGCCCATTCCGCCTTCGTCAAGGAGACGGAGGACTTCACGGTCATGCTGATGAACCGGAAAGGCGAGACCTTCGGCGTTCCCATGGATCTCGGCGCCACATGGTATCCCGGCCTGACCTATGGCCGGGCCATCGACATGATCGAGGACTACCGGCCCGGCGACGTGGGCTTCACCAACGATCCCTATGCCTGCTACGTGGCCACTCACGCCCCCGACACGCACCTGTGGAAGCCGGTCTTCTACGAAGGCGAGATCATTGCCTGGACCGGAGGGCACATCCACAACACCGACATGGGCGGCGCGGTGCCGGCCTCGCTCTCGCGCGCCTTGACCGAGATCCACCAGGAAGGCATCCGCTTTTCGCCCATGAAGCTGGTGCGCGAAGGCGTGTTCGACGCCCAGATCCTGAACATCATGACCACCAATGTGCGCAAGCCCGACCTGAACATCGGCGACATCAAGGCGCTGGTCGGGGCCCTGAACACGGGCGAGCGCAAGGTCATCGCCATGGCCGAGAAGTTCGGCAAGCAGGCGTTCCTGGCCGGTGTCGAGGCGCTGCTGGACCACGGCGAGGCACAGGCCCGCGAGATGCTGCGCGCCATGCCCGACGGCACCTGGGAATTCGCGGATTATGCGGACGAGGATTCGGTCGAGGCCAATCCCTGCCGGCTGAAGCTGACGCTTACCATCCGGGGCGACGAGGCGGTGCTGGATTTCACCGGCTCCGACCCGCAGCTTGCCTCCTCGCTCAACGTGCCCTCGGGCGGGGACCCGCGCCACACCATCCTGCTGGTCGGCATCTATTATGTCCTCTACACCCTGAACCCGAAGATCCTGCTGAACACGGGGCTGACGCGGCCCTTCACTTGCATCACGCCGCAAGGCACCGTGCTCAATCCGGTGTTCCCGGCGGCGGTGGGCATGCGCTCGCTCACCTGCGCGCGGCTGCGCTCCGTCATCTTCGGCGCCTTCTCGCAAGTGGTGCCCGACCGGCTGCCGGCCGCGCCGGCGGGCAATAACTGCATCGTCAACGTCATGACCACGGACGAGCGCACCCACCGAACGGTGATCGCGGCGGTCAATCCGGTGGTGGGCGGCGGCGGCGGCATGCCCCATCGGGACGGCACCAACGGCTCGGGGGCCGACGCCGCCTATCTCAAGAACACCCCCATTGAGATCACCGAGACCGAGACGCCGGTGGAGTTCATCAAATACGGCCTCGCCCGGGACAGCGGCGGCGCCGGACGCTGGCGGGGCGGACTGGCCACCGAAATGGCATTCCGCGTCTTCGCGCCCGACAGCCGCATCACCGCGCGCAACCGGGATCGCAGCTTCTTCCGCCCCTGGGGCGTGCTTGGGGGACGAGCGGCCGGCCTGTCCGACATGGTGGTCAATCCCAAGACGCCAGGGGAGCGCCGCCTCGGCAATATCGACACGGCCGTGCTGCAGCCCGGCGATGTGCTGGAAATCCGCTCGGCGGGCGGCGGCGGACGCGGAAACCCGCTCGAACGCGAGCCCTGGCGGGTGGCGCAGGATGTGGCGCGCGGCTATGTCTCGCTGGAAGCGGCGGAGCGCGACTATGGCGTCATCCTCCGCGACGGGCAGGTGGACGAAGCCGCCACCCGGGCGCTGCGCGCCGCCCGCCCCGCCCCGACCGGCCATTTCCACTTCGGCCCCGAGCGCGACGGCTATGAGGCCCGGTGGACGCCGGAAGCCTATGACCTTTTGACCCACATCCTCGCCGGCCTGCCCATTCACTGGCGCTTCTTCGCCAAGACCGAGATTTTCCGCCGCATGGAAGGCCGGGCCGGGCGGCGCGGCGTGGAAGAGGCGCTGGCGCTGGTCCGTGCCCGTTTTCCGGAAATGCCCGGCACCGGTCTGGAAGCACGGGAGGCTGCGGAATGA